A portion of the Lysinibacillus timonensis genome contains these proteins:
- a CDS encoding carboxymuconolactone decarboxylase family protein: MKGTIGANGPHKAIKDIAPKLAELTNEIIFRDAWKKEGLSQRDRCLITLSSLVTAGNIEQLKYYSQYAKEFVLSEEEMNEVMNHLTYLQRGQKQC; encoded by the coding sequence ATGAAAGGGACAATAGGGGCGAATGGTCCACATAAAGCAATCAAGGATATTGCACCAAAACTTGCAGAGTTAACTAATGAGATTATTTTTCGTGATGCATGGAAGAAAGAGGGGCTTTCCCAACGCGATCGATGTTTGATTACACTCTCTAGTTTAGTGACGGCCGGAAATATAGAGCAACTTAAGTATTACTCACAATATGCTAAGGAATTTGTACTATCAGAAGAAGAAATGAATGAGGTTATGAACCATCTTACTTATTTGCAACGTGGTCAAAAGCAATGTTAG
- a CDS encoding NAD(P)/FAD-dependent oxidoreductase, whose product MQQDNEVYDITIIGAGPVGLFTAFYGGLRQCSVKLIESLPQLGGQLTALYPEKFIYDVPGFPKVRAQDLVDHLKEQMNQFHPTICLEQAVETLERLDDGTFKLTTNTEIHLTKTIIITAGNGAFQPRKLQLEGAEKFEGVNIHYFINDLNQFAQKRVMVFGGGDSAVDWSLMLEPIAKEVILVHRRDVFRAHESSVENLKNSTVHIMTPFVPTELIGTERIEQVVLEEVKGSRKETIDIDEVIVNYGFLSSLGPIKDWGLTLERNSIVVNSKMETNIPGIFTAGDVCTYEGKTKLIVTGFGEAPIAVSSAKLYIDPTAKRHTIHSTSLMEDLK is encoded by the coding sequence TTGCAACAAGACAACGAAGTTTATGACATTACGATAATCGGTGCTGGTCCAGTTGGTTTATTTACAGCTTTTTATGGAGGTTTACGACAATGTTCTGTAAAACTGATTGAAAGTCTACCACAGCTTGGAGGACAATTAACCGCATTATATCCCGAAAAGTTTATATATGATGTTCCAGGTTTCCCTAAAGTACGCGCTCAGGATCTTGTCGATCATTTAAAAGAACAGATGAATCAATTTCACCCTACTATTTGTTTAGAGCAAGCGGTTGAAACGTTAGAAAGACTTGATGACGGCACATTTAAATTAACGACGAATACAGAAATTCATTTAACGAAAACGATTATTATTACTGCTGGTAACGGCGCTTTTCAACCAAGAAAATTACAACTTGAAGGTGCAGAGAAATTTGAAGGTGTCAATATTCATTACTTCATCAACGATCTGAACCAATTTGCTCAAAAACGTGTAATGGTGTTTGGTGGCGGTGATTCGGCTGTTGACTGGTCATTAATGTTAGAGCCAATTGCAAAGGAGGTTATACTTGTTCACCGTCGGGATGTTTTCCGCGCGCACGAAAGTAGTGTTGAAAATCTAAAAAATTCTACAGTTCATATAATGACACCATTTGTGCCAACTGAATTAATTGGTACTGAACGAATTGAGCAAGTGGTTTTAGAGGAAGTTAAAGGATCTAGAAAAGAAACAATAGATATTGATGAAGTGATTGTGAACTATGGTTTCCTCTCTTCTCTTGGACCTATTAAAGATTGGGGACTAACACTTGAGAGAAATTCAATTGTAGTCAATAGTAAGATGGAAACAAATATACCAGGAATTTTTACTGCAGGTGATGTATGTACGTATGAAGGTAAAACAAAATTAATTGTGACTGGATTTGGCGAGGCTCCCATCGCAGTGAGTAGCGCGAAATTATATATTGACCCAACTGCGAAAAGACATACCATTCATAGTACTTCATTGATGGAGGATTTGAAGTAG
- a CDS encoding LCP family protein, which yields METRTKRRKNKNSKKIFLYSFLGLLTLLISYVGIQYYSFQQALSKMNTLEGNTPVIDTPDKTIHKEPFSVLLLGVDERENDVGRTDTMIVITVNPNLGTIKMLSIPRDARVEIIGNNTTEKINHAYARGGIPMSIDTVENLLNIPIDYYVSVNMEGFLSVIDAVGGIEVENDIDLFHKGYNFPKGKITLNGDEALVYSRIRKEDPRGDFGRQIRQKQLLEALFAEVKNPQIVLQLNEIFNILGSNVKMNFTMKEITEMPELYNQLDKSIEQIQFEQGYGQFIGELWYYILDENEVAQVSKELNEHLEIE from the coding sequence ATGGAGACACGAACAAAAAGACGAAAAAATAAGAATTCGAAAAAGATTTTTCTTTATTCTTTTTTAGGTTTACTAACTTTACTAATTAGTTATGTTGGGATCCAGTATTATTCTTTTCAACAAGCTTTAAGTAAAATGAATACACTGGAAGGAAATACCCCTGTGATTGATACTCCAGATAAAACCATTCACAAAGAACCTTTTTCAGTATTATTACTCGGGGTTGATGAACGTGAAAATGACGTTGGAAGAACAGACACGATGATTGTTATAACGGTGAACCCGAATTTAGGGACCATTAAAATGTTAAGTATTCCTAGGGATGCACGTGTTGAAATAATTGGTAATAATACTACCGAAAAAATTAACCATGCCTATGCTAGAGGTGGCATCCCGATGAGCATTGATACTGTAGAAAATTTACTAAACATACCTATCGATTATTATGTATCTGTAAACATGGAAGGGTTTTTAAGCGTGATCGATGCTGTGGGAGGAATTGAAGTCGAAAACGATATTGATTTATTCCATAAAGGATATAACTTCCCTAAAGGGAAAATTACATTAAATGGTGATGAAGCACTTGTCTATTCACGAATTCGCAAAGAAGATCCACGTGGAGATTTTGGACGTCAAATTAGACAAAAACAATTGCTTGAGGCTTTATTTGCAGAGGTAAAAAATCCACAAATTGTACTGCAGTTAAATGAGATTTTTAATATATTAGGTTCAAATGTTAAAATGAACTTTACAATGAAAGAAATAACGGAAATGCCGGAATTGTACAATCAACTTGATAAAAGCATTGAACAAATACAATTCGAACAAGGTTATGGTCAATTTATTGGTGAACTTTGGTACTACATCCTTGATGAAAATGAAGTTGCACAGGTAAGTAAAGAATTAAATGAGCATCTTGAAATTGAATAA